In a genomic window of Xylophilus rhododendri:
- a CDS encoding ABC transporter ATP-binding protein — protein MNTDATPLLSIEGLSVALPAWADRRTAVEDLSLQLQADEVLCVVGESGSGKSMMAKSVMGLLAAPHVRIAAGSIRFEGEDLVRVSPERLRAIRGNGIGMVFQEPMTALNPLMTIGQQIEETLATHVQLTKQQSLEKMSALMLEVGLPDAARILGSYPHQLSGGQRQRAMIVMALILEPRILIADEPTTALDVTTQAQILVLIKALQKKRQTGVLFITHDFGVVAEIADRVAVMQSGRLVEIGTAEQVLRDPQHPYTRALIAAVPSMHKAVPRPDNTQAVVLEVKGLDKTYGKSGSWFGLGKARAIKPALASVDLQLKKGEILGLVGESGSGKSTLARCITRLVDADSGSIVLEGRELAQLGRRQLRPLRSRIQMIFQDPYASLNPRLPVAELIAQGPIANGVPRQQALREAAELLAVVQLDPSAAGRFPHEFSGGQRQRIGIARALAMKPAVIVADEPVSALDVSVQKKILELLAEIRESRGVAMLFVTHDLRVAAQLCDSLAVMHQGRIVEQGRTAALFAAPQHAYTKSLLGAVPGRSWSLNADRPETPAEAVAAAA, from the coding sequence ATGAACACAGACGCCACTCCCCTGCTGTCCATCGAGGGCCTGAGCGTGGCCCTGCCCGCCTGGGCCGACCGGCGCACCGCCGTGGAGGACCTCAGCCTGCAGCTGCAGGCCGACGAGGTGCTGTGCGTGGTCGGCGAATCGGGCTCGGGCAAGTCGATGATGGCCAAGTCCGTCATGGGCCTGCTGGCCGCGCCGCATGTACGCATCGCCGCCGGCAGCATCCGTTTCGAGGGCGAGGACCTGGTGCGCGTTTCGCCCGAACGCCTGCGCGCCATCCGCGGCAACGGCATCGGCATGGTGTTCCAGGAGCCTATGACCGCGCTCAATCCGCTGATGACCATCGGCCAGCAGATCGAGGAGACCCTCGCCACCCATGTGCAGCTGACGAAGCAGCAGAGCCTGGAGAAGATGAGTGCCCTGATGCTGGAAGTGGGCCTGCCCGACGCCGCGCGCATCCTCGGCTCCTATCCGCACCAGCTCTCCGGCGGCCAGCGCCAGCGCGCCATGATCGTGATGGCGCTGATCCTGGAGCCGCGCATCCTGATCGCCGACGAGCCCACCACCGCGCTGGACGTGACCACCCAGGCGCAGATCCTGGTGCTGATCAAGGCCCTGCAGAAGAAGCGCCAGACCGGCGTGCTCTTCATCACCCACGACTTCGGCGTGGTGGCCGAGATCGCCGACCGGGTCGCCGTGATGCAGTCCGGCAGGCTGGTCGAGATCGGCACCGCCGAGCAGGTGCTGCGCGATCCCCAACACCCCTACACCCGCGCGCTGATCGCCGCCGTGCCCAGCATGCACAAGGCCGTGCCCCGGCCCGACAACACGCAGGCGGTGGTGCTGGAAGTCAAGGGCCTGGACAAGACCTACGGAAAGAGCGGCAGCTGGTTCGGACTGGGCAAGGCCAGGGCCATCAAACCCGCGCTGGCCTCGGTGGACCTGCAGCTGAAGAAGGGCGAGATCCTCGGCCTGGTCGGCGAATCCGGCTCCGGCAAATCGACGCTGGCGCGCTGCATCACCCGCCTGGTGGATGCCGACAGCGGCAGCATCGTGCTCGAAGGCCGCGAACTCGCGCAGCTCGGCCGGCGCCAGCTGCGGCCGCTGCGCAGCCGCATCCAGATGATCTTCCAGGACCCCTATGCCTCGCTCAACCCCCGCCTGCCGGTGGCCGAGCTGATCGCGCAGGGGCCGATCGCCAACGGCGTGCCGCGCCAGCAGGCGCTGCGCGAGGCGGCCGAGCTGCTGGCCGTGGTGCAGCTCGACCCCTCGGCCGCCGGGCGTTTCCCGCACGAGTTCTCCGGCGGCCAGCGCCAGCGCATCGGCATCGCCCGCGCGCTGGCGATGAAACCCGCGGTGATCGTGGCCGACGAGCCGGTCTCGGCGCTGGACGTGTCGGTGCAGAAGAAGATCCTGGAGCTGCTGGCCGAGATCCGCGAGAGCCGCGGGGTGGCCATGCTCTTCGTCACCCATGACCTGCGGGTGGCCGCCCAGCTCTGCGACAGCCTGGCGGTGATGCACCAGGGCCGCATCGTGGAACAGGGCCGCACTGCCGCGCTGTTCGCCGCGCCCCAGCATGCCTACACCAAAAGCCTGCTGGGCGCCGTGCCCGGCCGCAGCTGGAGCCTGAACGCCGATCGGCCCGAGACCCCCGCCGAGGCGGTGGCCGCCGCCGCATGA
- a CDS encoding ABC transporter permease, which produces MQLNHSGLRFVLRRLLQALPILIGIAVLNFLLVHLAPGDAATVLAGESGGAPPEYLAQLRAQFGLDQPMYLQLLRYLRNMLTLDLGYSYRHGETVLALILDRMGPTLLLMGLAFVFSICGGVLLGIAAATALNGWRDRLISVLAVVTYATPLFWMGIMLILVFSVKLGWLPTSGMEDVVAFNTGWARVLDIAWHLVLPVLTLSLFNMAVYTRMMRSSMLDQRGQDYVLTARAKGLAEAVITRRHILRNALLPVLTMAGVQVGALLGGSVVIESVFAWPGLGQLAFQSLFARDYNLLLGIFFLSACLVVVVNLVVDLLYSAIDPRMKLG; this is translated from the coding sequence ATGCAACTCAACCACTCCGGCCTGCGTTTCGTGCTGCGGCGCCTGCTGCAGGCCCTGCCCATCCTGATCGGCATCGCGGTGCTGAACTTCCTGCTGGTGCACCTGGCGCCGGGCGACGCGGCCACGGTGCTGGCCGGCGAATCGGGCGGCGCGCCGCCGGAGTACCTGGCCCAGCTGCGCGCCCAGTTCGGCCTGGACCAGCCCATGTACCTGCAGCTGCTGCGCTACCTGCGCAACATGCTCACCCTGGACCTGGGCTACTCCTACCGCCACGGCGAGACGGTGCTGGCGCTGATCCTCGACCGCATGGGCCCGACGCTCCTGCTGATGGGCCTGGCCTTCGTCTTCTCGATCTGCGGCGGCGTGCTGCTGGGCATCGCCGCGGCCACCGCGCTCAACGGCTGGCGCGACCGGCTGATCTCGGTGCTGGCCGTGGTCACCTACGCCACGCCGCTGTTCTGGATGGGCATCATGCTGATCCTGGTCTTCTCGGTGAAGCTGGGCTGGCTGCCCACCTCCGGCATGGAGGACGTGGTGGCCTTCAACACCGGCTGGGCCCGGGTGCTGGACATCGCCTGGCACCTGGTGCTGCCGGTGCTCACGCTGTCGTTGTTCAACATGGCGGTCTACACCCGCATGATGCGCTCCTCCATGCTCGACCAGCGCGGCCAGGACTATGTGCTGACCGCCCGCGCCAAGGGCCTGGCCGAAGCTGTCATCACGCGACGCCACATCCTGCGCAACGCCCTGCTGCCGGTGCTCACCATGGCCGGCGTGCAGGTGGGCGCGCTGCTGGGCGGCTCGGTGGTCATCGAATCGGTCTTCGCCTGGCCGGGCCTGGGGCAGCTGGCCTTCCAGTCGCTGTTCGCGCGGGACTACAACCTGCTGCTGGGCATCTTCTTCCTGTCGGCCTGCCTGGTGGTGGTCGTCAACCTGGTGGTCGATCTGCTGTATTCGGCGATCGATCCCCGCATGAAACTGGGCTGA
- a CDS encoding ABC transporter permease: protein MNSTFLGRFVRNRMALWGLVFLLLVCVLVLAAPLLFPGDPMQIVGKPFMSPFGERLLGTDSLGRDIAAGLAHGGRTSLMVGLVATAVAMAVGVTIGAIAGFYGGRVDNLLMRLTEFFQTIPTFLFAIVLVAVLSPSLRSIVISIAVISWPPIVRLVRAEVIALRERDFVQACICLGMSDSQIIFRQILPNTFSPVIVAGSLMIATAILTEAALSFLGLGDPNAISWGFMIGAGRSFLQDAWWLCAIPGIAILLTVLSINLVGEGINDALNPRLRTL, encoded by the coding sequence ATGAACAGTACCTTCCTCGGCCGCTTCGTGCGCAACCGCATGGCCCTGTGGGGCCTGGTCTTCCTGCTGCTGGTGTGCGTGCTGGTGCTCGCCGCGCCGCTGCTGTTTCCGGGCGACCCGATGCAGATCGTCGGCAAGCCCTTCATGAGCCCCTTCGGCGAACGGCTGCTGGGCACCGACTCGCTGGGCCGCGACATCGCCGCCGGCCTGGCGCACGGCGGGCGCACCTCGCTGATGGTGGGCCTCGTCGCCACCGCCGTCGCCATGGCGGTGGGCGTGACCATAGGCGCCATCGCCGGCTTCTACGGCGGCCGGGTGGACAACCTGCTGATGCGCCTGACCGAGTTCTTCCAGACGATTCCCACCTTCCTCTTCGCCATCGTGCTGGTGGCCGTGCTCTCGCCCTCGCTGCGCAGCATCGTCATCTCGATCGCGGTGATCAGCTGGCCGCCCATCGTGCGCCTGGTGCGGGCCGAGGTGATCGCCCTGCGCGAGCGCGATTTCGTGCAGGCCTGCATCTGCCTGGGCATGAGCGACTCGCAGATCATCTTCCGCCAGATCCTGCCCAACACCTTCTCGCCGGTGATCGTGGCCGGCTCGCTGATGATCGCCACCGCCATCCTGACCGAGGCCGCGCTCTCCTTCCTGGGCCTGGGCGACCCCAATGCGATCAGCTGGGGCTTCATGATCGGCGCCGGCCGCAGCTTCCTGCAGGACGCCTGGTGGCTGTGCGCCATCCCGGGCATCGCCATCCTGCTGACCGTGCTGAGCATCAACCTGGTGGGCGAGGGCATCAACGATGCGCTGAACCCGCGGCTGAGGACCCTATGA